One part of the Haliotis asinina isolate JCU_RB_2024 chromosome 2, JCU_Hal_asi_v2, whole genome shotgun sequence genome encodes these proteins:
- the LOC137273931 gene encoding cytoplasmic FMR1-interacting protein-like, protein MSVGAGEKITLTDALQNVDVLDELHLPDQQPCIEAMPLSVHYRADFDTNFEDRNAYVTGVAKYIEEATVHADLNKLLEEGQEYAAMLYTWRCCSRALPQVKSNDQQNRTQIYQKIVEVLEPQVSRLTDFMHFQKRAIERFSDEVRRLCHKEKKNDFVSEAYLLTLGKFINMFAELDELKNMKASVKNDYSAYRRAAQFLKVMADPNVLQESQNLSINLATQNKIRSTVKENLAQIPGHEDLLADIVNLCLQLYEAQMFLEPSEKYMLVKVMAFGLFLMNSKEGINIYKMDAKKRINISKIDKILKQLEVVPLYGDMQIAPFHFIKNAAVFEPSKWPCCESSQPSPQSNLLVNLEAIREDHMQFISQLSRHSNEAITTTRESPRNDTENKELTDLALRGLQLLSAWTQQVMELYSWKLLNPTDPRQNPLCPQDAEEYERSTRYNYSKDEKFALIEVIAMIKGLQLLMARMESVFMDAIRRHIYTELQDFVQLILREPLRKSIKKKNDVIKVIIMSVRDTCADWLRGVEPQEDPALRGKKDPDDGFHIKVPRRNVGPSTTQLYMVRTMLESLIADKSGGKKTLRKDIDIQHLQTIDSFHKTSFFWNYVLNFNESLFNCCDLSQLWYREFFLELTMGKRIQFPIEMSMPWILTDHILETKEPSMMEYILYPLDLYNDSAHFALTKFRKQYLYDEVEAEVNLCFDQFVYKLSDQIFAYYKHLAGSIMLDKRFRAECASQGAKIFYPVANRYSTLLKQRHVQILGRSFDLNRLVSQRLNAALQKALDVAISRFESQDITGVMELEGLIEVNRLCHKLLSELVVLNDFDAMLSEANHNVSAPYGRITLHVFWELNYDFLPNYCYNAATNRFVKTRLPFVTDAKRDKPLNPSQYYIWGTKVLNTSYTTIYSLYAGFIGPPHFRAICRLLGYQGIAVVIEELLKTVEGFLKETTMEYVRTLMRVMPESCKLLRYDYGSPGVMGYYQAQLTDLIQYPDLRTEVFQSFREMGNAILFTLLVEQALTQEEVCDLKHAAPFQNIIPKPFIHVKDAENRKNRDEELKQAMKQLEKKYAALQIVSVIKKLGNQTQADIAAEGDLLTRERLCCGLSMFEVVLNRIKSFLNEPLWHGMPPVNGVMNVDKCTEFHRLWSAVQFVFCMPVGENEFTVEELFGEGLNWAGCTLIMLLGQQRRFECLDFCYHILRVNRVDMKDENVKGIQLKRMVDRIRKFQILNNQIFSVLNKYMKTSDTESMPVEHVRCFPPPIHQSLATTI, encoded by the exons ATGTCTGTGGGGGCAGGTGAGAAGATCACCTTGACTGATGCTCTACAGAATGTGGATGTGCTGGACGAGCTCCACCTGCCGGACCAACAACCATGCATTGAAGCCATGCCACTGTCTGTACACTACCGTGCAGACTTTGACACCAACTTCGAGGACAGAAACGCCTATGTTACAGGTGTTGCCAAATACATTGAAGAGGCAACGGTTCATGCTGATCTG AACAAGCTGCTGGAGGAGGGTCAGGAGTATGCCGCCATGTTGTACACCTGGAGGTGCTGCTCTCGAGCACTGCCACAG GTGAAGAGCAATGACCAGCAGAATCGTACACAGATTTACCAGAAGATTGTGGAGGTTTTGGAGCCACAGGTGTCTAGACTGACTGACTTCATGCACTTCCAG AAAAGAGCCATTGAGCGATTTTCTGATGAAGTTCGTCGTTTGTGCCACAAGGAAAAGAAGAATGATTTTGTGTCTGAGGCCTATCTGCTGACACTTGGGAAGTTCATTAACATGTTTGCTGAACTGGATGAACTGAAGAACATGAAGGCTAGTGTGAAGAATGACTATTCTGCATACAGGAG AGCTGCCCAGTTCCTCAAGGTTATGGCCGACCCAAATGTTCTACAGGAGTCTCAGAACCTGTCCATCAACCTGGCCACTCAGAACAAGATCAGGTCCACAGTGAAGGAAAACTTGGCCCAGATCCCTGGCCATGAAGACCTGCTAGCAGACATTGTTAACCTGTGTCTGCAGCTATACGAAGCCCAGATGTTCCTGGAGCCCAGTGAGAAGTACATGTTGGTCAAG GTGATGGCCTTTGGGCTTTTCCTGATGAACTCCAAAGAAGGCATAAATATCTACAAGATGGATGCCAAGAAGAGAATCAACATCAGCAAAATAGACAAGATTCTAAAG CAACTGGAAGTTGTGCCACTGTATGGAGACATGCAGATAGCTCCATTCCACTTCATCAAGAATGCAGCGGTGTTTGAACCATCAAAGTGGCCATGTTGTGAGTCCAGCCAGCCCAGCCCACAGTCCAACCTGCTGGTCAACCTTGAGGCCATCCGAGAAGACCACATGCAGTTCATCAGCCAGCTGTCTCGTCACAGCAATGAG GCTATCACTACCACTAGGGAGAGTCCACGGAATGACACGGAAAACAAGGAACTGACAGACTTGGCGCTCCGTGGATTACAACTACTATCAGCCTGGACACAGCAGGTCATGGAACTG TATTCCTGGAAGCTGCTGAACCCTACTGATCCTCGTCAGAATCCCCTTTGCCCACAAGATGCCGAAGAGTATGAGAGG TCCACTCGGTACAACTACAGCAAGGACGAGAAGTTTGCCCTGATTGAAGTGATAGCCATGATCAAAGGGCTGCAACTCCTGATGGCCAGGATGGAGTCGGTTTTCATGGATGCCATTCGGCGCCACATCTATACAGAGTTGCAGGACTTTGTACAGCTGATACTCAGGGAGCCACTCAGGAAGTCCATCAAGAAGAAGAATGATGTCATCAAAGT GATCATCATGTCTGTGAGAGACACGTGTGCTGACTGGCTCAGGGGAGTTGAGCCCCAGGAAGATCCCGCCTTGCGGGGAAAGAAGGACCCGGATGATGGATTCCACATCAAAGTCCCCAGGAGGAATGTGGGACCCTCTACCACACAG CTGTACATGGTACGCACCATGCTGGAGTCACTGATCGCAGACAAGAGTGGCGGCAAGAAGACACTGCGGAAGGACATTGACATCCAGCACCTACAGACGATTGACAGCTTCCACAAGACTTCCTTTTTCTGGAACTATGTGCTCAACTTCAATG AGTCCCTGTTCAACTGCTGTGATTTGTCCCAACTATGGTACCGAGAGTTCTTCTTGGAGCTGACAATGGGCAAGAGAATACAG TTCCCAATTGAGATGTCGATGCCCTGGATTCTCACCGATCACATCCTGGAGACCAAGGAACCTTCCATGATGGA GTACATCCTGTATCCCCTGGACTTGTACAATGACTCTGCACACTTCGCTCTGACCAAGTTCCGGAAGCAGTACCTGTATGATGAGGTGGAGGCTGAG GTGAATCTGTGTTTTGACCAGTTTGTGTACAAGCTGAGTGACCAGATCTTTGCCTACTACAAGCATCTTGCAGGAAG CATTATGCTGGACAAGCGGTTCCGAGCCGAGTGTGCCAGTCAAGGGGCCAAAATATTCTACCCAGTGGCAAACCGCTACTCAACGCTGCTCAAACAGAGACACGTCCAG ATATTAGGTCGTTCATTTGACTTGAACCGTCTAGTGAGTCAGCGACTGAATGCTGCACTACAGAAGGCCTTGGATGTTGCCATTTCACGGTTCGAATCCCAGGACATCACTGGTGTTATG GAACTAGAAGGTTTGATAGAGGTCAACCGTCTGTGTCATAAACTCCTGTCCGAGCTGGTCGTACTCAACGACTTCGATGCCATGTTGAGTGAGGCAAACCATAATGTGTCCGCTCCTTATGGGCGGATAACTCTGCATGTCTTCTGGGAACTCAACTATGACTTCTTGCCAAACTATTGTTACAACGCAGCCACAAACAG gtttgtGAAGACTCGGCTGCCATTTGTGACTGATGCCAAGCGGGACAAGCCACTCAACCCTTCACAGTATTACATCTGGGGGACAAAG GTACTTAACACCTCCTACACGACCATCTACAGCCTGTATGCAGGGTTCATCGGTCCCCCACACTTCAGGGCAATCTGCCGACTCCTCGGCTACCAGGGCATTGCAGTCGTCATTGAAGAACTGCTCAAAACTGTTGAGGGCTTC CTGAAGGAGACAACGATGGAGTATGTGCGGACTTTGATGCGAGTGATGCCGGAGAGCTGCAAGTTGCTCAGATACGACTATGGATCTCCAG GTGTGATGGGGTACTACCAGGCCCAGCTGACAGACCTCATTCAGTATCCTGACTTGAGGACGGAGGTGTTCCAGAGCTTCAGGGAGATGGGCAATGCCATTCTGTTCACACTGCTGGTGGAACAGGCACTG ACCCAGGAGGAAGTGTGTGACTTGAAGCATGCAGCTCCGTTCCAGAACATCATTCCCAAACCGTTCATCCATGTCAAAG ATGCAGAAAATCGGAAGAATCGTGATGAGGAGCTGAAACAAGCAATGAAGCAGCTGGAGAAGAAGTATGCGGCACTGCAGATCGTGTCAGTCATCAAGAAACTGGGGAACCAGACG CAAGCTGACATTGCTGCGGAGGGTGACCTGTTGACACGAGAGCGCCTCTGCTGCGGACTGTCCATGTTTGAGGTCGTCCTGAACCGCATCAAGTCCTTCCTGAATGAACCCTTATGGCATGGCATGCCTCCTGTCAACGGCGTCATGAACGTCGACAAGTGCACCGAGTTCCATCGCCTATGGTCAGCTGTACAGTTTGTGTTCTGTATGCCTGTAGGGGAGAATGAATTCACTGTGGA AGAGCTGTTTGGTGAGGGTCTGAACTGGGCTGGATGTACGCTGATCATGTTGCTAGGGCAACAACGGAGGTTTGAGTGTCTGGACTTCTGTTATCACATACTGCGAGTCAACCGAGTTGACATGAAGGATGAAAATGTCAAGGGCATT CAACTGAAGAGAATGGTAGATCGCATCCGCAAATTCCAGATCCTCAACAACCAAATTTTCTCGGTTCTAAACAAATACATGAAGACAAGTGACACTGAGAGTATGCCAGTGGAACATGTTCGCTGCTTCCCACCGCCAATCCACCAGTCACTCGCAACAACCATCTAA